In Desulfofustis limnaeus, the genomic stretch CGCTGAACATCATCAGCGCCCTGATCATGGTGGTCATGGAGAAGGGGCGGGACATCGCCATCCTCAAATCCATGGGGGCGACCTCACGCTCGATCATGAAGATCTTCTTCCTGCAGGGCACGGTCATCGCCCTGGTCGGCACGGTGCTCGGCGTCCTCGGTGGGCTCGGCCTGTGCGAGCTGCTGTCGCGCTACCAATTCATCGAGCTGCCGTCCAACGTCTACCCGATGACCACCCTGCCCATCAAGGTCCTGCCCCTGGACGTGGCCATCATCGCCTGCAGCTCGATCATCATCACCTTGTCGGCGACCCTGTATCCGTCCTGGAAGGCATCCCGGGTAAAACCGGCCGAGGTCCTGTCATGACTGCCCCGCTCTTCGAGGCCCGCGGAATTCGTAAGATCTACGACAGCGGCATCGACCGGATCGAAGTCCTCAAAGGGATCGACCTGAGTCTGAGCCCCGGCGAGATGACCGCCGTGCTCGGTGCTTCCGGGTCGGGCAAGACCACCCTGCTGCAGATCCTCGGTACCCTGGCCGCCCCGAGCGAGGGCCAACTCCTGTTCAAGGGTGAGCGGCTGGACTCCCGGAGCGAACGGGAACTGGCCGCCTTCCGCAACCGCTGCCTGGGCTTCATTTTCCAGTTTCACCACCTGCTGCCGGAGTTTTCCGCCCTGGAAAACGTCATGATGCCGGCCCTGATCGGGGGCCGCAGCCGCCACCAGGCGATCGAACCGGCGCGTCGCCTTCTGGCTGCCGTCGAAGTGGACCACCGCGAGCGACATCGGGTGGGAGAGCTGTCCGGCGGCGAGCAGCAACGCACCGCCCTGGCCCGGGCCTTGATGATGGAGCCGGATCTGTTGCTGGCCGACGAACCCACCGGCAATCTGGACAGCCGCGCCGGCAACCTGGTCTTCGACCTGCTCCATGACCTCTGCCGCCAGCGCGGCCTGGCGGTCCTGATGGTCACCCACAACCAGGAGCTGGCAGCCCGCATGGACCGCCGCCTCACCCTGCGCGACGGGCTGTTGACAGCCACCGACTGAACAATCCCCACCGCCAGAGACGCGGCGGCCGACCTGATAACAAGACCACGTTGGCCGCCACGCACACACGTCATGACCGGCGGTCTCAACGCACCAGCATAAGATGCGCCGTGGTCCGCAGGTCCGGTTGACTCTCCCGGAGACTGCCTCGCGAAGGCCCGGATGGACCCAGAATCAGGCCCAAAGGGTTGCGGACAGGACGTCCGCAACCGGTGGTCAGGCCAGAGATGGCCTCTCTGCCGGCCTCTGAGGCCAGCCGTTCAGGCCGCAGCGCAAGCAGCCGGAGGGAGAGTCGACCGGACCACCCCACTGCCGATGCCACACAATCGGTTACGGCTCGATCTTCGAGCCCAGGACCTCCAGGAATTTCCGCATCCACTCCGGATGACCCGGCCAGGCGGCCGCCGTCACCAGGTTGCCGTCGACATACGCGTTGGAGAAGGTGTCGTTGACCTCACCCCACTTCCCGCCCGCCCGCTCGATATCGGGGCGAACCGCCGGATAGGCGGTGCACAGCCGGTTTTCGACAACACCCGCGGCGACCAGCACCTGCTGCCCGTGACAGACGGCCGCGATCGGCTTGTCGGCCGCGGCAAAGGCGCGGACGATCTCGATCACCCGCGGATTGAGCCGGATATATTCGGGTGCCCGGCCGCCCGGGATGACCAGGGCGTCGTAGGCGTTCGGATCGATCTCGTCAAAGCTTGCGGTCAGGGCGAAATTGTGGCCCGGTTTTTCACTGTAGGTCTGGTCGCCCTCAAAATCGTGAATGGCGGTGCGCACCGATTCACCCGCCTTTTTGCCCGGACAGACGGAATGAACCACATGCCCGACCATGGTCAGCATCTGAAAAGGCACCATCGCCTCATAATCTTCGACGTAATCACCGACCAGCATCACTATCTTGCGTACTGCCATAGCTCGTTCCTCCTGTTCTGTTGAATGGTAACAAGATCGCACTCCCCTGAAGAAGACATCGTCGGTCACGCGATTCCGACCAGATCGACAAGAGTACCATAAATCAGAACCTGCACGCCGACAAGGCGACCGCTCTCTTGCACCGGTGAATCTTTGTCTTGCCCACGAACCTCTATTTGATTCGATTTTTGCCCAGGAAATTCCAGAGTGGTCAAATATGGCCATTGAGGAAATATAACCCGCTTTTCGAATTGCTTCTTACCGTATTCCATCTCACAAAGCGGCACTATCAACATCCATAACAACCACCTATCGACCAAACCGACGAAAACAATCGGAAGGCACAGAGATTGCACCAGCACTAGTGGGGAAGTTGCTGTGCTCTCGGCATTGCGATTTGCGACGATGGCGATGATATCGGACAGCATCAGCCAAGCAATTGTCGTTGTCCAGTGGGATTACCAGACTCGCCATGTCCGCAGGAAAAAGTTGATTTTGACCGGTGAACGGTGACTCACCCTCACCTTTCTTGGGGAAAGAGCTGTTCTTTCGACAACGGGCCACCACGTGATGGAGGTACTGACCATGAGATCCTATTTCGAAGAAACTGATGGCGATCGGCGGCGGGCCATCCTGGACGCCGATGCCCTCACGGTGGATCTGGTATCAGCATTGGCCGGGGATCGACCACTCACAGCGCAGGAGAAAGTTCATCTGGATCGCAGGCGAGAGGACCGTGGCCGCAGATTCTTTTCCGATCTGTTTTATTCAATGACCCATCAGTATTTTCCACCCGAGGCAGCCGAAAACCTGTGGAATGAAGTGTTGCAACACAAAAAGGGACTGTCAAAAGCCCTGGCGCGAAACGTGAGCACCGTTGTCGCCACTCTCGATTACCTATCAAATATAACCGGTGATATGCACTCACCGACACTGGTGTGCGAGACGGTCATCGAGGAAATCGTCGGGCTATCTTTCAGAGACGGGTTGACGGGCCTCTTCAACCACTCCTATTTTTCCGAGCAGATGGATCTGGAAGTGTCGCGCTTTATTCGCTACGGTATTCCCGTATCTCTGATGATGATCGATATCGATGACTTCAAGGGCGTCAACGACTCCTTCGGTCACCAGGAAGGAGACAGAATCCTGAACGTCCTGGGCACGGCGCTCATGCGGGCGGCAAGGGAATCTGACACGTGCTGTCGCTACGGTGGCGAGGAATTCGCCGTCATACTTCCCATGACGGATATGAGTATAGCCAGCAGAATTGCGGCAAGAGTACACGTGGCAATGGTGACAGAGACCGCTGGTCCAAGGAAAGTCACAGTCAGCGTGGGCGTGGCTTCCTGTTGTGAGCTGACGCGAAGTTATCGAGATCTCGTTAGGAAGGCCGATGCGGCGCTCTATCAGGCCAAGAGAAAAGGGAAAAACAGGGTGGAAATCAGCACTGTTGACAGGACAGTACCCCCGTGCGCAAAGTCACCCTATGATCGGACAAATCTGATGCACTCGCACGCTCATAATCGATCTGCTTATCCGAATCCTCCCGCTCGGTCCTGTTAGGCCGAGCAGGAGGATTCGGCGGTTGAGCATACGGTTTACCGGTCATCAGAGAAAAATCACCTCGAGGCTTACACCTATGAACTCGTTCGACACGCTGTTATTCCCCGAAACCGCAATCTTCAACGAGAAACGATATCCGTTGCTGGTATTTTTCGCCCCCTTGCACTTTTTGCAGGTCGTGGAATCTGGGCCAGGATCCGTTCTCACTTCCGAAGCCGAGCTATTCCTGCAGCGTGGTTTATGTCAGGCCCATACTCCAGCCCCTCTTGGCAAAAATCGTGGCCCCTTCTTGCGGTTGCTCCAAGGAATCGGTAAGCAAAAAATGAATCTGGTCGACCAGTTCAACAGACTGGCCACGACGCCCAGTTCCTCTCCGGCAGGCAACGAACCTCATGACAAGCAGAGTCTCGTCTATTATCTGCTCCGGAGATATGGGGTGAAGTTCACAACAACCGAAGCCGAGCAACGACTCTGGCAAGATCGTATGATCCTCGCCATAGCTGAGATACTCGATAATCGCGAAGAAGCCCTGCGGGAACGGCTTTTTTCTTTAAGCGAAGACGAAATCACCACGTTTCGTTCTCTGCAGGAAGAACCCGACCCGACCGAGGAAGACCCCTTCAATGAGCTGGCAAGAATTATGAAACGACTGGAGATTTCTCATTTGGAGGGTACCGTCAAACGGTTCGAGGCTTGGCTCCGTATCCTGCGGAACCAGCCTGTGCCGCCGGTACAAGCCTGGCTGTCATCAACCCGCGAGGCTGCGACGCAGATACTTGACACGTATAAAGCTGTGAGCGGTGTCGAAGCCGTCCCTTTGTTCAAACTTGCCCTACCGGCACAGATTGCAGCAAGCGGAGAATATGTACTGGAGCGAATTGAAGCATTTCAGCAAGCGACAATACCCATTCACCATGGGATCGTCGCTGATTTGCAGCGAATCGCAGGAACCATTCCCTACGTACGCGATGTGCATGAGTCGCTCCTTCCGTACGGCACCGATTGGGCTGAACAATGGGAAGGGGCGCTGGATGATTCTTTCCCCGCCGATCATAACGGGAGACAAGATGCTACGTTTTATCTGCTGCCAGATCAACCGCTTGACCGGCTCCTGTCCTTGCCGAAAACGGCCAACGCAGCACGTACGAAATCTGCACATGGGTTACTTGCTTTCCTGGGTCCTGCCCAGACTTCGTAACGGTTATCAGGAAGAAGCGGCGCCGCTCTTGTTGATCGATGCCGCGCCCCAATTATCGGGACCGCTTGGGGCAGACAAGGTGTCGAACGTTTCGGAGATCGTCCAGCAAACGCTGCGTTGTTCAGAGACCGTTGGTCCCCTGCCAAGTGTAACTGCGCTTTGCACTCTGGTCACACACGCAATGCAACTGGCCATCAAGACGAAACGAGGGTGGACGTGATAATACGGAGCGCCGTCGACAACCACGCAGGATTTGAAACCAAAGCCCAGTGTATTTACGGCAACGCTGCCCAGACGTCCGCATCGCAACAAGAGGTACTTCACCCGTTCATTGGTCGGATAGAAGTGAAGCTCGAGGTTCAGGTGTTTCATCACCGGAGCATTAGGCTGCAACACTTCCCATTCGAACAAGCACCTGATGCGTGACCAAAGATCGTTCCAAAGGGACCACATTTCCAGTAAGTCGCAGATTATCCAACTCAACCCAGGCAACACCGTGTTCGCACGCTTCGGGATTCTCAACCTTGATCTCATAGGCTGCTTCACCATGGCGATAGCGCAGACTGAAGCCTGGCCAACCCGCCGGGATTACTGGATCGATCCGCATCTGGCCGGCGTGCACCTGCACTCCCAGGACCTCTTCAACCCAGGCCCGATACATCCAGGCTGCCGAGCCTGTGTACCAGGACCAGCCACCCTGGCCGCTCCTGCCGGGCAATCGGTACACATCTGCCGCCACCACATAGGGTTCAACGCCGTAGCGCCAGGCCGCCTCCGCATCGCGGGCATGCTCGATCGGGTTGAGCATCCGCAGCAGCTGCACCGCCCGCCCCCCGTTTCCGCTGCGAGCCATGGCCATGGCCAGCCAGAGGGCGGCATGGGTGTACTGCCCGCCATTTTCGCGCACACCCGGGGGATACCCCATAATATAGCCCGGTGATGGTTCGGAGGTGTCAAAGGGCGGCGTGAAGAGCAGCACCAGAGATTCAGCCTCGCAGACCAGGTGATGCCAGGCTGACCCCAAGGCCTGAACGGCCCGAGCCGGTTCCGCTGCCCCGGTCAGCCAGGCCCACGACTGTGGCAGGGAATCGATCCTCGCCTCGCTGTTGACGGCCGAGCCGAGCGGACTGCCATCGTCAAAGGTCCCCCGCAGATACCACTGGCCGTCCCAACCGAACTGTTCGATCCGCTCCGCCAAAATTTTCCGGTCCTGCCGATAACCCTTACTCAGCTCCGGCTGCTGGAGGCTCTCCGCCAGTTCACTCATGCCCTGCAACACATCGCAAAGGAACCAGGCCAGCCAGACACTCTCTCCCCTCCCTTCAGCTCCCACCAGACTCAAGCCATCATTCCAATCTCCCGTCCCGATCAAAGGCAGCCCGTGAGAACCTGCCGTTTGGCCACGAGCCACAGCTCTCCGGCAGTGTTCAAACAAGGTGGCCTGTTCAAAGGAAACCGCCGGCATGGCGTATAGCTCATGTTGGTCATCTGCCAGCACTGCAGCTTCGAGAAAGGGAATCTCCG encodes the following:
- a CDS encoding ABC transporter ATP-binding protein; its protein translation is MTAPLFEARGIRKIYDSGIDRIEVLKGIDLSLSPGEMTAVLGASGSGKTTLLQILGTLAAPSEGQLLFKGERLDSRSERELAAFRNRCLGFIFQFHHLLPEFSALENVMMPALIGGRSRHQAIEPARRLLAAVEVDHRERHRVGELSGGEQQRTALARALMMEPDLLLADEPTGNLDSRAGNLVFDLLHDLCRQRGLAVLMVTHNQELAARMDRRLTLRDGLLTATD
- a CDS encoding GGDEF domain-containing protein: MRSYFEETDGDRRRAILDADALTVDLVSALAGDRPLTAQEKVHLDRRREDRGRRFFSDLFYSMTHQYFPPEAAENLWNEVLQHKKGLSKALARNVSTVVATLDYLSNITGDMHSPTLVCETVIEEIVGLSFRDGLTGLFNHSYFSEQMDLEVSRFIRYGIPVSLMMIDIDDFKGVNDSFGHQEGDRILNVLGTALMRAARESDTCCRYGGEEFAVILPMTDMSIASRIAARVHVAMVTETAGPRKVTVSVGVASCCELTRSYRDLVRKADAALYQAKRKGKNRVEISTVDRTVPPCAKSPYDRTNLMHSHAHNRSAYPNPPARSC
- a CDS encoding DJ-1/PfpI family protein is translated as MAVRKIVMLVGDYVEDYEAMVPFQMLTMVGHVVHSVCPGKKAGESVRTAIHDFEGDQTYSEKPGHNFALTASFDEIDPNAYDALVIPGGRAPEYIRLNPRVIEIVRAFAAADKPIAAVCHGQQVLVAAGVVENRLCTAYPAVRPDIERAGGKWGEVNDTFSNAYVDGNLVTAAAWPGHPEWMRKFLEVLGSKIEP